From the genome of Populus alba chromosome 10, ASM523922v2, whole genome shotgun sequence, one region includes:
- the LOC118045361 gene encoding cysteine-rich receptor-like protein kinase 2, which produces MTKANQSIPYQRMFFCFFGYVLLRERVVVGDPRSQTVQVMCGRQLEHNATIFVPNFVATMENISEQMRVSGFGVAVSGSGPDINYGLAQCYGDLSLLDCVLCYAEARTILPQCYPYNGGRIYLDGCFMRAENYSFYEEYLGPGDKAVCGNTTRKNSTFAESTKQAVSQAVTRASNNQGYARVQLPVPGTNESAYVLANCWETLNASSCRACLENATASILGCLPWSEGRALYTGCFMRYSDIDFLNDERGNGGSRGSIVIIVVSVISSLVVLGLGVSIGVYIWKRRYIMKKRRGSNEAQKLARTLNDSSLNFKYSTLEKATGSFDDTNKLGQGGFGSVYKGALPDGREIAVKRLFFNNRHRAADFYNEVNMISSVEHKNLVRLLGCSCSGPESLLVYEFLPNRSLDRFIFDQNKGKELTWEKRYEIITGTAEGLAYLHMNSSIRIIHRDIKASNILLDSRLRAKIADFGLARSFQEDESHISTAIAGTLGYMAPEYLAHGQLTEKVDVYGFGVLLLEIVTGRQNNRSKASEYTESLVILTWKKFQAGTVEELYDPNLMLHNHHDNNVKNDVKRAVHVGLLCTQEIPSLRPSMSKALQMLTTEEHLPRPSNPPFIDEMTMELKDTCEDPCYPLNYGTSASIATIENSSFRPR; this is translated from the exons TTATGTGTGGACGCCAGCTGGAGCACAACGCAACCATCTTCGTGCCAAATTTTGTTGCCACAATGGAAAACATCAGTGAACAGATGCGTGTGTCCGGCTTTGGAGTGGCAGTTTCAGGCTCCGGACCTGACATTAACTATGGCCTTGCTCAATGCTATGGGGACCTGTCGTTACTTGACTGTGTACTATGCTACGCGGAGGCACGTACGATTCTTCCACAATGCTATCCTTATAATGGGGGTCGCATTTACCTTGATGGTTGCTTCATGCGAGCTGAGAATTATAGTTTCTATGAAGAATATCTAGGACCTGGAGATAAGGCTGTTTGTGGAAATACAACTCGTAAGAATTCAACCTTTGCGGAATCGACAAAGCAGGCTGTCTCACAAGCAGTCACTAGAGCATCAAATAATCAAGGTTATGCACGGGTACAGCTCCCAGTTCCGGGCACAAATGAGTCAGCTTATGTGTTAGCTAATTGCTGGGAGACATTAAATGCAAGCTCTTGCAGGGCATGCTTGGAGAATGCCACTGCATCTATATTGGGATGTTTGCCTTGGTCGGAGGGCAGAGCACTATATACTGGGTGTTTCATGAGGTACTCGGATATAGATTTTCTCAACGACGAACGTGGGAATGGAGGTTCTAGAG GGAGCATTGTGATAATAGTTGTTTCAGTTATCAGCTCTCTGGTGGTTTTAGGACTTGGAGTATCTATAGGAGTTTATATATGGAAACGCAGATatataatgaagaaaagaagag GTTCTAATGAGGCTCAAAAGTTGGCCAGAACCCTCAATGACAGTAGCTTGAACTTCAAGTACTCGACACTAGAGAAGGCTACTGGATCTTTTGACGACACCAACAAGCTTGGACAAGGAGGATTTGGATCTGTTTACAAG GGAGCTTTACCTGATGGAAGGGAGATTGCAGTGAAGAGGCTCTTCTTTAACAACAGACATAGAGCTGCGGATTTCTACAATGAAGTAAACATGATAAGTAGTGTGGAACACAAAAATCTGGTCAGGTTGTTGGGGTGCAGTTGTTCTGGACCTGAAAGCCTTCTCGTCTATGAGTTCCTGCCTAACAGGAGTCTCGATCGTTTCATCTTCG ATCAGAACAAAGGCAAGGAGCTGACCTGGGAGAAGAGATATGAGATAATTACTGGCACTGCAGAAGGTTTAGCCTACCTTCATATGAACTCCAGTATCAGAATCATTCACAGAGATATAAAGGCCAGCAATATCTTGTTAGATTCAAGGCTTCGCGCAAAAATTGCTGATTTTGGGTTGGCCAGGTCTTTCCAAGAAGATGAGAGTCACATCAGCACAGCCATTGCAGGAACATT GGGTTACATGGCTCCGGAATACCTAGCCCATGGTCAGTTAACAGAAAAGGTAGATGTCTACGGCTTCGGGGTGCTTTTGTTGGAGATTGTTACAGGAAGGCAGAATAACAGGAGCAAAGCCTCAGAATACACGGAGAGTCTAGTCATACTA ACGTGGAAAAAATTCCAGGCAGGAACTGTGGAGGAGCTTTATGACCCAAATCTGATGCTGCACAACCACCATGACAACAATGTTAAGAATGATGTTAAGAGAGCAGTGCATGTGGGCCTTCTGTGCACCCAAGAAATCCCATCACTTCGACCATCAATGTCAAAGGCTCTACAAATGCTAACAACTGAGGAACATCTCCCTCGGCCCTCTAATCCCCCTTTCATAGACGAAATGACCATGGAACTCAAGGACACATGCGAGGACCCATGTTACCCCCTTAATTATGGTACTTCGGCATCAATCGCCACCATTGAAAATAGTTCCTTCCGGCCAAGATAG